The Christiangramia flava JLT2011 genome has a segment encoding these proteins:
- a CDS encoding DUF302 domain-containing protein, giving the protein MKYYFDKTITGEFEAVIKKVTDELEKKGFGVLTEINVTETLKKKLDIDFKNYRILGACNAPYAHKALQAEDKIGTMLPCNVIVQELEKGKIEVAAVNPMASMQAVENEELEHIADEIADKLKKVLTQL; this is encoded by the coding sequence ATGAAATATTATTTTGATAAGACCATTACCGGCGAATTTGAGGCAGTAATTAAAAAAGTAACCGATGAACTGGAAAAAAAAGGTTTTGGAGTTTTAACAGAAATAAATGTTACGGAAACCCTTAAGAAAAAACTAGACATCGATTTTAAAAACTATCGTATCCTGGGAGCCTGTAATGCCCCTTATGCTCACAAAGCTTTGCAGGCAGAAGATAAAATCGGTACTATGTTACCATGTAATGTAATAGTTCAGGAACTGGAAAAGGGAAAAATTGAAGTTGCCGCCGTAAATCCAATGGCATCGATGCAGGCTGTTGAAAACGAAGAATTAGAGCACATCGCCGATGAAATTGCCGACAAATTGAAAAAGGTACTAACCCAACTATAG
- a CDS encoding DsrE family protein, producing MKKLILGLFILTLTFTNVLNAQTSKQDHHSHNYVVLTKKIPQLQPIILTAEALAEEDGKSFGDFQAIICGKTVEDLTDKEMMKKFIEKAQKAHVKIVVCGFSLKKFKVSKEDIPEELEVVDNGILHDFQLQKKGYLSIEL from the coding sequence ATGAAAAAGCTAATTTTAGGATTATTTATCCTTACACTAACGTTCACAAATGTATTAAACGCGCAAACCTCCAAACAGGATCACCACTCACATAATTATGTGGTGCTCACTAAAAAGATCCCCCAACTCCAGCCAATAATTTTGACGGCTGAAGCCCTGGCGGAAGAAGATGGGAAGAGCTTTGGCGATTTTCAGGCGATCATCTGCGGAAAGACTGTTGAAGATCTCACTGATAAGGAAATGATGAAAAAATTTATTGAAAAAGCTCAAAAAGCCCACGTTAAAATTGTGGTGTGTGGGTTTTCTCTGAAAAAATTCAAAGTCAGTAAAGAAGATATTCCTGAGGAACTTGAAGTCGTAGACAATGGCATCTTGCATGATTTTCAACTTCAAAAGAAAGGCTATTTGAGTATAGAACTCTAA
- a CDS encoding efflux RND transporter periplasmic adaptor subunit — protein sequence MKYIYITCIALFLFSCGNNEEAEHAHDAEGNHVGSEVPAISKTIWTNQTELFVEFPALVEGRTSKFAAHFTVLDKHQPVRKGSVTVSLIKGETGIRHKVDAPSSPGIFSPALQPKTPGTYDLVFDLKTPEYSDRIVIEDVQVYASAEEASKNVAEAEEGGISFLKEQAWKIDFQTEPVTQGEVYDVVHTSGIWQAAPGTYKTLAAGANGMVNFVSENLTEGTEVKRGQLLMNLSSEGLSSNNVQAEIAQAKARYDQVKAEYERKKELYEDKIVPKAEFEKVESDFRVAEANYRALASNYGAGGKQIRAPFAGFIKSISTSNGNYVEQGAQLVTVGTDKSRILKTQLSASHNPSKESIANVWYKSENGEWKEVEGSDSSIISVGKEVEDRKPMIPVFIKVNDVVEMPEGSFTEVQIALGEAENGIVVPEAALLEDYGNYSVIVQTGGESYERRPVKIGKRNGKHAQVLSGLEAGEVVVTTGFYQVKMASMSGTTPAHGHDH from the coding sequence ATGAAATATATTTATATAACATGCATCGCACTTTTTCTTTTTTCCTGCGGAAATAACGAGGAAGCAGAACACGCGCATGATGCAGAAGGAAACCATGTAGGCTCCGAAGTTCCTGCGATTAGTAAAACCATTTGGACAAACCAGACAGAACTTTTCGTGGAATTTCCGGCTTTGGTGGAAGGCAGAACCAGCAAATTTGCAGCTCATTTTACGGTGTTGGACAAACATCAACCTGTTCGTAAAGGTTCAGTAACGGTGAGCCTTATTAAGGGAGAAACCGGGATTCGCCATAAGGTGGATGCCCCTTCATCCCCAGGAATTTTTTCACCCGCTTTACAGCCGAAAACGCCTGGAACCTATGATCTGGTCTTTGATCTGAAAACTCCTGAGTATTCAGATAGAATCGTGATCGAAGATGTACAGGTTTATGCTTCTGCAGAAGAAGCTTCAAAGAATGTAGCGGAAGCAGAAGAAGGCGGCATCAGCTTTTTAAAGGAGCAGGCCTGGAAAATCGATTTTCAGACGGAACCTGTCACACAGGGAGAAGTGTATGATGTTGTTCATACTTCCGGAATTTGGCAGGCTGCCCCGGGAACTTATAAGACCCTGGCGGCAGGAGCTAATGGAATGGTGAATTTTGTTTCAGAAAACCTTACAGAAGGCACCGAGGTGAAAAGAGGGCAATTATTGATGAACCTGAGCAGTGAAGGACTTTCTTCCAATAATGTACAGGCAGAGATTGCCCAGGCTAAAGCCAGATATGATCAGGTCAAAGCGGAATATGAACGGAAGAAAGAACTCTACGAGGATAAGATTGTTCCCAAGGCGGAATTCGAAAAGGTGGAAAGCGATTTTCGCGTAGCCGAAGCGAATTACCGGGCGCTTGCTTCTAATTACGGCGCAGGCGGGAAGCAAATTAGAGCTCCCTTTGCCGGGTTTATTAAATCCATCAGTACCTCTAACGGAAATTATGTGGAACAGGGAGCACAACTTGTCACCGTCGGGACCGATAAATCACGAATATTGAAAACACAGTTAAGTGCCTCTCACAATCCAAGTAAAGAATCAATTGCCAACGTGTGGTACAAGAGTGAAAATGGAGAATGGAAGGAAGTGGAAGGTTCAGATAGCTCGATAATTTCGGTAGGCAAGGAAGTGGAAGACCGAAAACCGATGATCCCGGTATTTATCAAGGTAAATGATGTGGTTGAAATGCCTGAAGGTAGTTTTACTGAAGTCCAGATTGCTCTGGGTGAAGCTGAAAATGGAATTGTAGTTCCTGAAGCGGCTTTACTGGAAGATTATGGAAATTATTCTGTTATCGTACAAACTGGTGGCGAGAGTTACGAAAGAAGACCTGTAAAGATCGGGAAGCGAAATGGTAAGCACGCGCAGGTTCTTAGCGGACTTGAAGCTGGAGAAGTTGTGGTAACCACAGGTTTCTACCAGGTCAAAATGGCTTCTATGTCCGGTACAACTCCTGCACACGGCCATGATCATTAA
- a CDS encoding TolC family protein, producing MYRYIVSAICGILISIGSFAQSPGVKGVLDEISRNNRQLKAYQSYMASQTLSNKTDNNLQDPEVSAFYLPFGEHETGNYSEYQISQRFEFPSVYSARSKRIERQKELLEFEYNAVRQEVLLNAKKQLLELQILQKRKKLEQERVEQAKEVYDQIRRLFEAEQIGILELNKSKIAWLQEQFEIDQINIQIRNTLLNLQKLNGGNAVNTDQIQLMEDSELATMQRLWEEKLSADAEVQQLTAREALAEQQVKLEKNKILPNLSIGYNYQGVNSNNYSGFLGGLSIPLWNSNNKVKAAKANLEFTQANTGAETAELYTRFQENYQQYQLLKRKFEEYEETFKDLNSEELLFKAYELGELSFLDYYREVEFYRQAYNKKLEMEKELLQLKATLLKHQL from the coding sequence ATGTACAGATATATAGTTTCCGCTATTTGCGGAATCCTTATCTCTATTGGCTCTTTTGCTCAAAGTCCCGGAGTAAAAGGTGTTCTGGATGAAATAAGCCGGAATAACAGACAGCTTAAGGCTTACCAGTCATACATGGCCAGTCAGACCCTTAGCAACAAGACAGATAACAACCTTCAGGATCCTGAGGTTTCAGCCTTTTATCTTCCATTTGGAGAACATGAGACTGGTAATTATTCAGAATACCAAATCTCACAGAGGTTTGAATTCCCCAGCGTTTACAGTGCCCGAAGCAAAAGGATAGAAAGGCAGAAAGAACTACTTGAGTTTGAGTATAATGCCGTGCGGCAGGAAGTACTTTTAAATGCTAAAAAACAGCTTTTGGAGCTACAAATTCTGCAGAAGCGAAAGAAGCTGGAGCAGGAAAGAGTTGAGCAGGCCAAAGAGGTTTATGATCAGATCCGGCGTTTATTTGAAGCCGAACAGATCGGTATTTTGGAACTCAATAAATCTAAAATAGCCTGGTTGCAGGAACAGTTTGAAATAGACCAGATTAATATCCAGATCAGGAATACGCTTTTAAATCTTCAGAAATTAAATGGCGGAAATGCTGTTAATACAGATCAGATCCAGTTGATGGAAGATTCTGAATTAGCAACTATGCAGAGGCTATGGGAAGAAAAACTTTCCGCAGACGCAGAGGTTCAGCAATTAACTGCCCGTGAAGCTTTGGCTGAGCAGCAGGTAAAACTGGAAAAGAATAAGATCCTTCCCAACCTAAGCATAGGCTATAATTATCAGGGAGTGAATTCCAATAATTATTCCGGGTTCTTAGGCGGCCTTTCAATTCCCCTATGGAATAGCAATAATAAAGTGAAGGCAGCTAAAGCAAATCTCGAGTTTACCCAGGCCAATACGGGTGCCGAAACCGCTGAACTTTATACCCGGTTTCAGGAGAACTATCAGCAATATCAATTATTAAAAAGAAAATTTGAGGAATACGAAGAGACTTTCAAGGATCTGAATTCCGAAGAACTTTTATTCAAAGCCTACGAGCTTGGTGAACTTTCCTTTCTGGATTATTACCGGGAAGTTGAATTCTACAGGCAGGCTTACAATAAGAAGCTGGAAATGGAGAAAGAACTCCTTCAGCTAAAAGCAACCCTATTAAAACATCAATTATAA
- a CDS encoding DoxX family protein, with product MKAKISVSYRSVQLFRILLSGIFLVASFNHILNLEKTLNRIDQARFKGIAYFFGNPEYLVIISGIVMMIAGFFLLIGFKTRWAAIALAAVIIPITLTVQVGQIHTLGPLFKNIAILGGLLFFILNDIQTFKKEKL from the coding sequence ATGAAAGCAAAAATTTCTGTATCCTATAGATCGGTACAGCTATTTCGCATATTACTTAGCGGAATATTTTTAGTAGCAAGTTTTAATCATATTTTAAATCTTGAAAAGACATTAAACCGAATTGATCAGGCAAGGTTTAAAGGTATAGCCTACTTTTTTGGGAATCCGGAGTACCTGGTGATCATATCTGGAATAGTAATGATGATTGCAGGCTTTTTTCTCCTGATTGGCTTTAAGACACGCTGGGCAGCGATAGCTCTTGCTGCTGTTATTATACCAATTACATTAACCGTCCAGGTTGGACAAATTCACACTTTAGGACCTCTTTTTAAAAATATAGCAATCTTAGGGGGACTCCTGTTTTTTATATTAAACGATATTCAAACTTTTAAAAAAGAAAAATTATGA